In one window of Tumebacillus algifaecis DNA:
- a CDS encoding prepilin-type N-terminal cleavage/methylation domain-containing protein — protein sequence MKSLWSSQSGYTLLELLLVLSILGVMFSLLMPAVNKLYLRLELDVASRSLLADLRDSQRSAWVHGDEHEVRFTRFTPRYTLWESGVFRGQKHLPERVNYRLGYIESSVSTLLFGPTRTGGSGGIRLINGAGQQTEVKIYPITGHIVYEGITP from the coding sequence ATGAAAAGCTTATGGAGCAGTCAGTCAGGATATACGCTGCTCGAACTGCTGCTCGTCCTCTCCATTCTAGGGGTGATGTTCTCCTTGCTCATGCCCGCCGTAAACAAGCTGTACCTGCGCTTAGAACTGGATGTGGCAAGCCGAAGCCTCTTAGCAGATCTGCGCGACTCGCAACGATCGGCCTGGGTGCACGGGGATGAGCATGAGGTGCGGTTTACAAGGTTCACGCCCCGCTACACATTATGGGAGTCGGGAGTGTTTCGAGGGCAAAAACACTTGCCGGAGCGGGTTAACTATCGACTTGGGTACATCGAATCCTCCGTCAGTACTCTGCTCTTTGGTCCGACTCGGACAGGTGGGAGCGGCGGTATCCGCCTGATCAATGGAGCAGGTCAACAAACGGAAGTAAAAATCTACCCGATCACAGGCCACATCGTCTATGAGGGGATCACGCCATGA
- a CDS encoding competence type IV pilus major pilin ComGC, with protein MRKWLTLWRGQQGFTLIELAVVVFVISVLIAIALPNLRGTGEKAQRVTCEGNQRLLRAQLENFYLIENSYPNGLSDVERLKQMVDRGYLQSLPSCPGGGTYAITVAPDGKSAEVNCPVHGALGQ; from the coding sequence ATGCGAAAATGGTTGACGCTTTGGCGCGGACAGCAAGGTTTTACCTTGATTGAATTGGCGGTGGTGGTGTTTGTCATCTCCGTACTGATCGCGATCGCCTTACCGAATTTGCGCGGTACAGGGGAAAAAGCACAAAGGGTTACCTGTGAAGGCAATCAGCGTCTGTTGCGGGCCCAGCTTGAGAACTTCTATCTGATCGAAAACAGCTATCCGAACGGATTGTCCGATGTGGAGCGATTGAAACAGATGGTCGATCGGGGCTATCTGCAAAGCTTACCGTCTTGCCCAGGGGGAGGAACCTATGCGATCACCGTCGCGCCGGATGGAAAAAGTGCGGAAGTCAATTGTCCGGTACATGGAGCGCTTGGCCAATGA
- a CDS encoding GspE/PulE family protein, whose amino-acid sequence MNHDYDVSADRLEHLLGLAYTEGASDVHIEPGIDGGCQVRVRVNGKLEHWEALEGTLEQTVSRLKLKARMDIAEKRLPQDGSFQMRLTEGEVFDVRVSSLPTVHGEKVALRLLQNQARHRLDELGFDQKQRRLFNSWIESRHGMVLVTGPTGSGKTTTLYAAMLQRQDAGLNLSTLENPVEVKLPGINQVEIQPRTGLSFGVALRSVLRQDPDVLMIGEIRDEESAEVAARASLTGHLVLTSLHSESAVLALLRLIDLGVPPQMVATAIRGVVGQRLVETKEGRKAVFECLPMTESIRQALYRHADARELTSLAKKDRIRLLPDVLSEWLDRGAVDEETYDRIIGERGLS is encoded by the coding sequence ATGAACCACGATTATGACGTTTCGGCAGACCGGTTAGAGCATCTGCTCGGCTTGGCTTACACAGAAGGGGCGAGCGATGTACACATCGAACCCGGGATAGATGGAGGCTGCCAAGTGCGGGTGCGAGTGAACGGGAAGCTGGAGCATTGGGAAGCTTTGGAGGGGACGTTGGAACAAACGGTTTCCAGACTAAAGCTAAAGGCGCGCATGGATATTGCAGAAAAACGATTGCCGCAGGATGGGAGTTTTCAAATGCGGCTGACAGAAGGCGAGGTGTTTGACGTCAGAGTCTCATCTCTCCCAACCGTGCATGGCGAAAAAGTTGCGCTACGACTTTTGCAAAATCAGGCCAGACACAGGCTGGATGAGTTAGGTTTTGATCAGAAGCAGCGCAGGTTGTTTAACTCGTGGATCGAATCGCGCCACGGGATGGTGTTGGTCACAGGGCCGACCGGATCGGGCAAGACGACAACGCTCTATGCGGCGATGTTGCAGCGCCAAGATGCAGGCTTAAACTTGTCCACGCTAGAAAATCCGGTCGAAGTGAAACTCCCCGGCATCAATCAGGTGGAAATTCAACCGCGAACCGGATTGTCTTTTGGTGTGGCTTTACGTTCGGTGCTGCGCCAAGATCCGGATGTGCTGATGATCGGGGAAATTCGCGATGAAGAGTCGGCTGAGGTAGCAGCACGCGCATCGCTCACCGGGCATTTGGTGCTGACTTCCCTGCACAGCGAAAGCGCCGTTTTGGCACTGCTGCGGCTGATCGATCTAGGTGTGCCGCCGCAAATGGTGGCAACGGCGATTCGCGGCGTGGTCGGTCAGCGGCTTGTGGAGACGAAAGAAGGACGGAAAGCGGTATTCGAATGCCTGCCGATGACCGAATCGATCCGCCAAGCGTTGTACCGCCACGCAGACGCGCGGGAGTTGACCTCGCTTGCGAAAAAAGACAGGATTCGTCTGTTGCCCGATGTGCTTAGCGAGTGGTTGGACAGAGGCGCTGTGGACGAGGAGACGTACGACCGAATCATCGGAGAACGAGGGTTGTCGTGA
- a CDS encoding metallophosphoesterase, which produces MTTVLLTAGVFATLVLGDVLFETLFPKINQARLRTTRLKAGQELKILHVSDLHNMRLHDRFLERVKATKPDLIAITGDLVNGQEASFDRVYRMIEKLREACRNLYFVSGNNDWEHRRYREMADELRKRGVTVLGNEHAVLTIRDMTLNIVGVDDPHTNRDRLSLAFAGMTNERQFTLLLAHDPMIIRNEQAFQADLILSGHTHGGQIRFPVVGALVAPGQGYFPKYDKGMFHLQRGTALYIDSGLGTSRIPIRFLNRSQVSVLTVKGE; this is translated from the coding sequence ATGACAACAGTTCTTCTTACAGCAGGAGTTTTTGCCACACTCGTTCTTGGAGATGTGCTTTTCGAGACGTTATTTCCGAAGATCAATCAGGCAAGGTTGCGAACGACAAGGTTGAAAGCAGGTCAGGAACTAAAGATTTTGCATGTGTCCGATCTGCATAATATGCGGCTTCACGACCGTTTTTTAGAGCGTGTAAAAGCGACAAAACCTGATCTGATCGCGATCACAGGTGATCTGGTGAACGGGCAAGAAGCCAGTTTCGACCGGGTCTATCGAATGATCGAAAAATTGCGGGAAGCCTGCCGGAATCTGTATTTCGTGTCGGGCAATAACGATTGGGAGCATCGGCGGTATCGAGAAATGGCGGATGAACTGCGTAAGCGGGGAGTAACGGTACTAGGCAATGAGCATGCTGTGCTAACGATTCGAGACATGACGCTCAACATCGTGGGTGTGGACGACCCGCACACGAATCGAGACCGATTGAGCCTTGCCTTTGCGGGCATGACGAATGAGCGACAGTTTACACTGCTGTTGGCACATGATCCGATGATCATCCGAAACGAGCAGGCGTTTCAAGCAGACTTGATCTTGTCAGGACATACACATGGGGGACAGATTCGCTTTCCGGTGGTGGGAGCGTTGGTGGCGCCAGGACAGGGGTATTTTCCGAAGTACGACAAGGGGATGTTTCACTTGCAACGGGGAACGGCCTTATACATCGACAGTGGATTAGGGACGAGTAGAATTCCGATCCGCTTTCTCAATCGGAGTCAGGTGAGCGTGTTGACGGTGAAAGGTGAATAA
- a CDS encoding type II secretion system F family protein, with amino-acid sequence MGRRLDVGAWGVLAGRLARLLEGGVPLLEALAFLAGRYKGKEQTWLAEVQTQLKAGHTLSQTLKRGEAPLMVQALVEVGEHGGDLAGSLFRSADYCAEQVKWRRERRQAMLYPLLVGVVLICLSLFLFTVVVPRFAGLYAGMGLEVHGTTRMLFGLSELYPALLSGVLAVSCAVMWMVRKKGTGTFSVLQLLRKVPFLRRLLIVERTHEWVATLGLLLDGGVPLLQALHVQERLPLREETRNACVRIREKVLLGTSLGEALHGEMLDAALPLAIQVAEVTGDLSRALLAVERDLAEQRKRMIGLLVKAIEPLLLLVAGLLVGLVALLMMWPMLDLIRAI; translated from the coding sequence ATGGGCAGGCGTTTGGACGTTGGCGCTTGGGGTGTATTGGCAGGGAGGTTGGCCCGGCTTTTGGAGGGTGGTGTCCCCCTGCTTGAAGCGCTCGCATTTCTGGCTGGACGCTACAAGGGCAAAGAGCAAACTTGGCTTGCGGAGGTACAGACACAGCTGAAGGCTGGGCACACATTGTCACAAACGCTGAAGAGAGGAGAGGCACCACTGATGGTGCAGGCGCTTGTTGAAGTTGGTGAGCATGGTGGAGATCTGGCCGGAAGTTTGTTTCGCTCGGCCGACTATTGCGCTGAGCAGGTGAAGTGGCGGCGTGAACGTCGGCAGGCGATGCTCTATCCGCTGTTAGTCGGCGTTGTGCTGATCTGTCTGTCTTTGTTTTTGTTCACGGTGGTCGTACCACGCTTCGCAGGTCTATACGCAGGTATGGGATTGGAAGTGCACGGGACGACTCGGATGCTATTCGGCTTGAGTGAACTGTATCCCGCTTTGCTCAGCGGTGTACTGGCGGTAAGTTGTGCGGTGATGTGGATGGTCAGAAAGAAAGGAACGGGCACTTTTTCCGTCTTGCAACTGCTTCGGAAGGTGCCTTTTCTGCGCCGTCTGCTGATCGTGGAGCGCACGCATGAGTGGGTGGCAACGCTTGGGTTGCTCCTCGATGGCGGCGTACCGCTGTTGCAGGCGTTGCACGTGCAGGAGCGACTTCCGCTACGCGAGGAAACTCGAAACGCCTGTGTACGGATTCGTGAAAAAGTTCTGCTGGGCACTTCGCTCGGGGAAGCGTTGCACGGAGAAATGCTGGATGCGGCACTGCCTTTGGCGATCCAGGTGGCAGAAGTGACAGGAGATCTGTCTCGAGCCTTGCTCGCGGTCGAGCGCGATTTAGCCGAGCAGCGCAAACGGATGATCGGACTGCTAGTCAAAGCGATCGAGCCGCTGTTACTGCTTGTGGCAGGACTGCTTGTCGGGCTGGTGGCGCTGTTGATGATGTGGCCGATGCTCGATCTGATTCGGGCAATCTAA
- a CDS encoding type II secretion system protein, producing MIMVRNEKGFTLIESLCAVVITSMTILIASGLWQACIAQERQSAMYFAVSRQAVSDMERLRAEQSVMPGEEVRDLEVDGMRILSHRTIVQEADLFQVTLTFTWQEGGRTHEQTWATLHR from the coding sequence ATGATCATGGTGCGTAATGAAAAGGGTTTTACGCTGATCGAGTCGCTTTGCGCTGTCGTGATCACCTCGATGACCATTCTGATCGCATCGGGACTATGGCAAGCCTGCATTGCGCAGGAGCGACAATCTGCCATGTATTTCGCAGTGTCGAGGCAGGCTGTGTCCGATATGGAACGCCTGCGGGCGGAGCAAAGTGTGATGCCAGGGGAAGAGGTGAGAGATTTGGAAGTAGATGGGATGAGAATTCTTTCGCACCGCACGATTGTGCAGGAAGCCGACCTATTTCAAGTCACCTTGACGTTCACTTGGCAAGAAGGAGGAAGAACACATGAGCAAACGTGGGCGACGCTTCATCGCTGA